The following proteins are co-located in the Hypanus sabinus isolate sHypSab1 unplaced genomic scaffold, sHypSab1.hap1 scaffold_1698, whole genome shotgun sequence genome:
- the LOC132387283 gene encoding gastrula zinc finger protein XlCGF26.1-like, producing the protein MAHQRVHTGERPFTCSVCEKRFTQLSNLQSHQRVHTGEKPFTCSVCGKGFTLSSTLLVHQRIHTGEKLFTCSDCGKGFTLSSRLLVHQQIHTGEKPFTCSVCEKRFTQLSNLQSHQRVHTGEKPFTCSVCGKGFTLSSTLLVHQRIHTGEKLFTCSDCGKGFTLSSRLLVHQQIHTGEKPFTCSVCGKGFTLSSTLQRHQRVHTEVKPFTCSVCGKGFTLSSTLQRHQRVHTEVKPFTCSVCGKGFTVSSILLVHQRIHTGEKPFTCSVCGKRFTDSSTLRRHQRVHTGEKPFTCSECGKRFTLSSTLRRHQRVHSGEMPFTCSVCGKGFTDSSTLQRHQRLHTGEKPFTCLFCRKRFTQSSTLQSHQRVHTRERLRMWERIHSVIPPLGTPVSSQ; encoded by the coding sequence atggctcaccagcgagttcacactggggagcggccgttcacctgctcagtctgtgagaagagatttactcagttatccaacctacagagtcaccagcgagttcacactggggagaagcctttcacctgctcagtctgtgggaaaggattcactctgtcatccaccctactggtacatcagcgaattcacactggggagaagctgttcacctgctcagactgtggaaagggattcacactgtcatcccgcctactggtacatcagcaaattcacactggggagaagccgttcacctgctcagtctgtgagaagagatttactcagttatccaacctacagagtcaccagcgagttcacactggggagaagcctttcacctgctcagtctgtgggaaaggattcactctgtcatccaccctactggtacatcagcgaattcacactggggagaagctgttcacctgctcagactgtggaaagggattcacactgtcatcccgcctactggtacatcagcaaattcacactggggagaagccgttcacctgctcagtctgtgggaaaggattcactctgtcatccaccctacagagacaccagcgagttcacactgaggtgaagccattcacctgctcagtctgtgggaaaggattcactctgtcatccaccctacagagacaccagcgagttcacactgaggtgaagccattcacctgctcagtctgtgggaaaggattcactgtgtcatccatcctactggtacatcagcgaattcacactggggagaagccattcacctgctcagtctgtgggaagagattcactgactcttccaccctacggagacaccagcgagttcacactggggagaagccattcacctgctcagaatgtgggaagcgattcactctgtcatccaccctacggcgtcaccagcgagttcacagtggggagatgccgttcacctgctcagtgtgtgggaaaggattcactgactcttccaccctgcagagacaccagcgacttcacactggggagaagccgttcacctgcttattctgtcggaagagattcactcagtcatccaccctacagagtcatcagcgagttcacactagagagaggctcagaatgtgggaaaggattcactcagtcatcccacctcttggcacaccagtcagttcacagtaa